One Bythopirellula goksoeyrii genomic window, TCGAAGAGTTCACCTTCGACGCCAGGAGCGGGGAAGCTATCGTCTGCACGGATAGCGACATTGGTCCACTCATGCTCTTTTGCATACAGCTTCTCGATTTCCTTCACAGGATTCGCAAACATGCGAAGACCCTCCTCAGTTGTGTGCAGGGTCAGCACCACGGGGAAGGTCATCATCTGATCAAAAGGCATGCCCGGAGCATGATTTAAGCCCCATCCGATTTGGATGCGACGGCCATCCTCCTTGGGAACATTGTTGAAGGTCTGAGATGCATAGAAGCAGTTGCCATAAGAGTATCGGGTCAATTTACCTTCGGGTGTGTAGTGACTTCCATCGAAATCACCGATGAAGTAATCGCCGGTCCCTCCGTAAAAAATCCATTTCTTATTGTCTTCATTGCCGTCCACGGCCAACTGGAATAATTCCGCACACTCGTTCGCCTCTCCGGTCTCCAGAATGCTTTGCAGTTCCCAGCGCTTGAGGTCTTTTGATCGGAAGAAAGCCATCTCGCCGGTATCGAGCCACAATACAATTACCCATTCCTGCGTTTCTTCCCACCAAATCACCTTCGGATCCCGGTTGTTGCCCTTCACATGGCCCTGTACAGGATTGCCTTCGTACTTGGTCCAGGTGCGCCCACGATCGTTACTATAGGCGATAGCTTGCGTAAAGGGCTGCCCTTCAGACCATGGGCCTGCGTCGCATTCGCCGGAATAGGTAAAGATGCAAATCAAAGGAGCTTCGTCACCGGTCTGGAAACCGGTTGTGTTATTCCAGTCAACCACACCCGAACCGGAGAAGATGGTTCCGTACTCATCCAGATGTACAGCATCTCCCAACTCTTCCCAATGAAGCAGGTCTCTGCTAACCGCGTGGCCCCATGTCATATTTCCCCCGAGCGCGCTATAGGGGTTGTGCTGATAGAACAAATGATATTCACCTTTGTAAACCATCATGCCGTTCGGATCATTATTCCATCCCCGCCTTGAAGAGAAGTGCAATTGGGGGCGCAGTTTCTCGGTGTAAACTTCGTCTTCACCTGGAAACGTATTATCAACACGAATGGCAAAGAAGCTGTCCAACTGGTCATCGGCGAGTCGCAACGCTCTGAGAGTGGCCCGCTTTCCACTGAATTCCTGCGTCTCCGTGAAAAACCAATAAGCTGGCTCACCTTGGGCAAGTCGAATCTTAAATTCGCGAACTTTCTCGCCATCCACCTCAAGTTCAAGTACTTGAGTTTCGCATTCATCTTCATTAATCTCGCTCGCTACGGGAAAAATTATGTACTTCTCATCAAGAACAAGT contains:
- a CDS encoding glycoside hydrolase family 32 protein produces the protein MKNRYTGLKLGLVRIALTGAMFSTLQVFAQENALEGVARELVLDEKYIIFPVASEINEDECETQVLELEVDGEKVREFKIRLAQGEPAYWFFTETQEFSGKRATLRALRLADDQLDSFFAIRVDNTFPGEDEVYTEKLRPQLHFSSRRGWNNDPNGMMVYKGEYHLFYQHNPYSALGGNMTWGHAVSRDLLHWEELGDAVHLDEYGTIFSGSGVVDWNNTTGFQTGDEAPLICIFTYSGECDAGPWSEGQPFTQAIAYSNDRGRTWTKYEGNPVQGHVKGNNRDPKVIWWEETQEWVIVLWLDTGEMAFFRSKDLKRWELQSILETGEANECAELFQLAVDGNEDNKKWIFYGGTGDYFIGDFDGSHYTPEGKLTRYSYGNCFYASQTFNNVPKEDGRRIQIGWGLNHAPGMPFDQMMTFPVVLTLHTTEEGLRMFANPVKEIEKLYAKEHEWTNVAIRADDSFPAPGVEGELFDIEAVLDVGDAGELGLSIRGEEIVYHPKEEQLVFGEQTAPLKASDGSIRLRCIVDRTSVEIFANGGQIYMPCKLRADDDNKTIAAFARDGAAEIRSIKLRELESIWK